The genomic stretch CCATACTTTTTATGCTCGTCTTGCCGAGTTAGACCCGAATCCGACGACTGAACTCAATTACACAACGCCGTTTGAATTGCTGACCGCCGTGCTGCTATCGGCGCAGGCGACCGATGTCGGTGTCAATAAAGCGACCAAAATTCTATTTCCGGTGGCCAATACCCCTGCGGGGATTCTGGCGCTAGGCCAAGAAGGGCTTGAGTCCTACATCAATACCATCGGTTTATATCGCAGCAAAGCCAAGCATCTGCTCGAAACCTGTCGCATTTTGATTGAGCAGCACGGCGGCGACGTGCCACGCGACCGAGAAAGCCTCGAGGCCTTGCCAGGTGTTGGCCGCAAAACGGCGAATGTGGTGCTCAATACCGCGTTTGGCGTGCCAACGATTGCGGTCGATACGCATATTTTCCGCCTTGGTAATCGCACGGGGCTGGCGCCGGGCAAGGATGTGCGCGCGGTGGAAGATAAATTGCTCAAGGTGACGCCGAAAGAATTCTTGCTGAACGCGCATCATTGGCTGATTTTGCACGGGCGTTATATCTGCAAAGCGCGCAAGCCGGAGTGCTGGCGCTGCGTGGTGAACGATGTGTGTGATTACCGTAGTAAAACGATGATGCCACCGCCTGGGCGTTAGGGTATTGCCCTTCGATCCATATTTGGATTTGCCTTAGTGGGAATGCCCTAGTGTTCGAGCAGCGAGTGATAAATAAAGTGCTCGAGTACCAGCCGCTCGGCAAGTGGGAGCTTGTCAAATTCAATCCCAAACTGCGCAGTGACCGCTGGTGGATCGATATGACAATTACGCACGGTAGCGGCGATTGTCATGGTGTGGTCGTCACCTGCGGCGGGTAGGCGTAGCGCGATCTGGATTTTTTGCTCCGCCTCCAATTGCAAATTGCCTCCCTCAAGCATGGCACCGCTCGCCGATAGGTTGGTGATTTTTGCGGGGGTAGTGTTTAGCTGCTCGCCGCTAATACTCACAATCAAATTGGTGTTCACGCGAAAACTATTGCGTAGTTGATGAATTTCGAGCTGCTCAGGCCAGCTTAAATGTAGATACGGAAAGGGGGTAAAACACACTTTGTTCACGATGCCGCGAAAACTGATTACGTCTTTGCCCGCGATCGTTTTAAGCTGCAACGTTTCACCCTCGCGAAACGGCAAAATCGCGCCCTGTTGATTCAATGTGCTAATCAAAACCCCCGTTTTTTCCAGCCAGCCAATTAATTTAACCGAAGCTTTGGGTTTGAGTGGGTCGCCCAAGGATTGTACGTGCAAGGTCGAATTTGGCGGCAGTTTAACTTGGGCAAAATGCCGTGCAGCTTTGGGCTGCTTTTTGGCTGGGGCGTAATTTAATGGCGTTTCTGCCTGTACCGCTGTGCGTGTTTGCGCACGCATTGAGCTATCGTGCCAAAGCGGGTTACGAAATAAACCCTGCTGGCCGATTAATTCCAGTTGCTTCCTATTTTGAATAGTCTGCCCAGCGCTGAGCAATAATAATCCTTGGCCATCGTAAATGGGGTAGGGGAGTGGCACGCCGATTTGCAAATCTTGTTTGCGCACCGGTGATAAGTTGGATTCTGTCATGATCAACTGTTAAGCCAAGGAATAGTTTAGGTTGTAATCTAATTCTTACTACGCGCCAAGTGTCAGCCGACCTGCGTTGCAGTTTGGTGACGTGATACCATTTGCGCCTTCTTGATCGTCACAAAGTTATTGCCACTGATGTTGCATCTACTGAACGCCCCCCAACGTGCCGCTGTGCAATATTTATCTGGCCCTTGCCTGGTCTTGGCTGGTGCTGGTTCAGGCAAAACGCGGGTGATTACGCAAAAAATTGCGTATCTGATCGAAACGGCGGGCATGGATGCGCGCAATATTGCGGCGATTACCTTTACTAATAAAGCCGCGCGCGAAATGTCGGAACGAGTGGCCACTTTGCTGCCACCCGAGCGTTTGCGCGGGCTAACGGTGTCGACCTTCCACAGCTTGGGAATGAAAATCCTGCGCGAAGAAGCGCCGCACTTGGGCTATAAACCCAAATTTTCGATTCTGGATTCGGCCGACGCGAGCAAGATTATTGCCGATCAATTGGTCACCACCGATAAGGCGCTAATCCGCCAAACGGTCAGTCATATCTCAATGCTGAAAAACGACCGAATTTCGCCCGATCAAGCGATGGCGATGGCCACGTCGGAAGGCGAGCTGCAACTGGCGAAGATTTACCGAGCTTATCAAGACACTTTGTACGCGTACCAAGCGGTTGACTTTGACGATTTGATTC from Chitinibacter sp. SCUT-21 encodes the following:
- the nth gene encoding endonuclease III — protein: MNKQTRHTFYARLAELDPNPTTELNYTTPFELLTAVLLSAQATDVGVNKATKILFPVANTPAGILALGQEGLESYINTIGLYRSKAKHLLETCRILIEQHGGDVPRDRESLEALPGVGRKTANVVLNTAFGVPTIAVDTHIFRLGNRTGLAPGKDVRAVEDKLLKVTPKEFLLNAHHWLILHGRYICKARKPECWRCVVNDVCDYRSKTMMPPPGR
- a CDS encoding flagellar brake protein gives rise to the protein MTESNLSPVRKQDLQIGVPLPYPIYDGQGLLLLSAGQTIQNRKQLELIGQQGLFRNPLWHDSSMRAQTRTAVQAETPLNYAPAKKQPKAARHFAQVKLPPNSTLHVQSLGDPLKPKASVKLIGWLEKTGVLISTLNQQGAILPFREGETLQLKTIAGKDVISFRGIVNKVCFTPFPYLHLSWPEQLEIHQLRNSFRVNTNLIVSISGEQLNTTPAKITNLSASGAMLEGGNLQLEAEQKIQIALRLPAAGDDHTMTIAATVRNCHIDPPAVTAQFGIEFDKLPLAERLVLEHFIYHSLLEH